A window of Agrobacterium vitis genomic DNA:
AATACGGGTCCTGAAAGATCATCTGGACCTCGTCACGCAATTCGCGCATCTCGGCATTGCCCGCCTTGGCGATGTCGATCAATGATCCATTGCGGCGACGGAATGTCACCCGGCCCTCGGTGGCCGGAAAAGCCCGCAGCAGCAGCCGGGCGACGGTGGATTTGCCCGAACCGCTTTCGCCAACCAGTCCCAGGGTCTCGCCTTTGCGCAATTGAAAACTGACATTCTCCACCGCACGCACCGCACCGGTCTGGCGTCCGAGAAAGCCGGAATGAATCGGAAAATGTTTCTTCAGATCGGCAACATCCATCAGGAGGTCAGGCGCCATGGATAGCTCCGTCATAACGCGGCACTCCCTGCTTGCATCGCTTCCGCGACGACATGACAACGAGCCATGCGCTCGTCGTCGATCCGGGTGACGGCTGGATAGATCCGTCGACAGTCGCCGTCTCTGGCAAGCCCGCATCTGGGGTGAAACACGCAGCCATCAGGCAGGTTGAAGGGATCGGGAATCATGCCAGGAATGGTGTTCAACCGGTGCTGTTTCGCGGCCCCAAGCCTTGGGATAGAATTGAGCAATGCCCGCGTATAGGGATGTTTCGGATCGTAGAAAATATCCTCGGTCCGGCCGGTTTCCACGACATTGCCGAGATACATCACCGAAACCCGGTCTGCGATATCGGCGACCACGCCGAAATTATGGGTGATGAAGATGATCGACATGCCAAGCTCGGCCCTCAATTCCTTGAGCAAATCAAGGATCTGCGCCTCGGTGGTCACGTCCAGAGCTGTCGTCGGCTCGTCGGCAATCAGCACCTGCGGCCGGCAGGCGAGTGCGATGGCGATCATGGCGCGCTGGCGCATGCCACCGGAAAGCTGGTGCGGATAGCTGCGCATCATCTCATCGATGCGCGGCAGCCGGACCATATCGAGCACTTCTCGTGCCCGTTTTTCAGCATCCGCCTTGCTGCCTTGGCTGTGCAGCAGGATCGGCGTCATCACCTGATGGCCAATGGTGTGAACCGGCGACAATGCCGTCATCGGCTCCTGAAAGATCATGCCGATCCGGCCACCGCGCAGGGCACGCATGTCGCGGCCATTGCGATCCAGCCGGGCGATGTCGGTCGTCTTGCCGGCAACGCCGTTGAACAGAATCTGGCCATCGGAGATCTTGCCGACCTTGGGCAGCAATTGCATGATTGCCCGCACCGTGATCGATTTTCCGGAGCCGCTTTCCCCGACGATGCCAAGCACTTCGCCCGGCATGAGTTTCAGGCTGACGCCATCCACTGCCCTGACCACGCCTTCTCGGACCTGAAAGTGAACCTTGAGATTCTCGATCTCGATAACAGGCTTTTCGTTCTCTGCGGTCATCACGTCACTCATTTGCTGTAGGGATCGGCTGCATCGCGCAGGCCGTCACCGAGAAAATTGAAGGCAAGGACGACAATGACGATGGCCGCCCCCGGTGCCAGCAACCAGGGTGCCTGCGAGATTGTCCGCAGGTTTTGAGCCTCTTGCAGCAACACACCCCAGCTCACCACCGGCGGACGCAGGCCAAGGCCGAGAAAGCTCAATGCTGTCTCCCCAAGGATCATGTCCGGCACGGAAAGGGTCAGCGCCGCGATGATGTAGCTGGTCATCGAAGGCAGCATGTGCCGGGTGATGATCTTCGCTTCAGATGTCCCGCAAAACCGGGCGGCCAGCACGAAATCCTCGTTTTTCACCGACAGGAACCGGCCCCGTACGGTGCGGGCCACATAGGTCCAGCCGATCAGCGACAACAGCAGTGTCACGAGAAAATAGACAAACAGCGGGTCCCAGGTGATCGGCAGAGCTGCGGCAAGGCCCATCCACAGCGGGATGGTTGGAATACAGCGCAGGAACTCCATGCCGCGCTGGACGATATTATCGGTGATCCCGCCGAAATAGCCGGAAATCGACCCCAATGTCAGCCCGAGAACGAAGCTGACGGCAACCCCGATCAACCCGACCGAGAGCGAGATGCGTCCGCCATAGATCAGCCGCGACAGCACATCGCGTCCCAGCGTATCGGTGCCGAGCAGGTTGATCTTGTCCTGCCCCGCAGCACCAAACAGACGAAGATTCCCCTCGATCAAGCCCCAGAACCGATAGGTCTGTCCCCGGACGAAAAATCGGATCGGCACGATCTTCGACGTATCCGGCTTGTACATCGGCCTCAAGGTTACGGGATCGCGGGTGCGGGTCGTCGCATAGACGAAGGGGCCGTGGAAATTTCCTTCCTCGTCAAACAAATGCAGTGCCTGGGGCGGCAGCAATGTCGTGCGGGCATTGCCCTGGAAGGCATCATAGGGCGCCGTGAATTCGGCTAGTCCGGTGACCAGATAGGCCAGGATGAGGATAATCCCCGAAACCATCGCCACCTTGTGGCGCTTGAACCGCCACCACATCAATTGCCGGGGGCTGGCTTGATATAATTTTTCCGCGCGCCCCGCCTCGGGCCGGGCCTCGTCCATGTCGTTGAGCGTTACATCGGTCATGGTCTGCTCCTATCGGTAGCGGATGCGCGGATCGGAGATCGCAAGCAGGATATCGGACACGATGGTGCCGAGGATCGTGAAGACGCCGAGAATGAGGATGAAGCTTCCCGACAGATACATGTCCTGGCTTTGCAGCGCGCGCAGCAGCAGAGGTCCGGTGGTCGGCAGGTTCAAGACCACGGATGTGATGACATCGCCGGAAATCAGCGCTGGCAGAGCCCAGCCAATGGTGGAAATGAACGGGTTGAGCGCCACCCGCACCGGATAGCGCCAGATGACGCTCCATTCCGTCAGGCCTTGCGCCATCGCGGTCTCGACATAGGGCTTGTTCAGCTCGTCCAGCATATTGGCGCGCACGATGCGGATCAGGCCAGCCGCACCGCTGGTCGAAAGCACCAGCAGCGGTATCCATAGATGGCCGAGCATGTCGATGACCTTGGCGATGCTCCAAGGCGCATCCTGCATCTGCGGCGAAAACAACCCGCCAACATTCATGCCCATCCAGGAATAGGCCAGCCACATCAGGATCAGGGCCGAGAGGAATTCCGGGAAACCTCGGCCGAGAAAGCCGAACACGGTGAAGAAATAGTCGAGGAACGAATATTGGCGCGCGGCTGCATAGACCCCAATCGGGATGGCGATCACCCAGGTCAGCAACAGCGATGAAAAGGAGATTGCCAGCGTCAAGGCCAACCGGCCCCAGATCAGGTTGGAGACCGGCTGATTGTAGGTCAAGGAGGTGCCGAAATCACCATGCAGAACGATATTGCCGATCCACTGCGAATATTGCTCATACATCGGACGATCCAGGCCAAGCTGATGGCGCAACCGTTCCTCGGTCCCCTCAGGCGGAGTGTCGCCATTCGCCCGCATTTCCGCGACAAGGGCTGTGGCATAATCGCCCGGCGGCAGCTGGATGACCGTGAAGGCAGCGATGGACACCAGAAACAGCATGGGAATGGCCCAGGCAAACCGGTTCAAGATATAGGATGTCATCACTTTCTCCCGACCATTCCGACGAAGCGTCATTGAAAATGACGCTTCGTATTCCTTCTGCCGACATCTCAAACCGCTGATGAATTTGAAATATTTGCAACCCTTGCGCGCGATGATGCACGACCATCGTCACGCCCTGATATTGCATTGTTCGGTCGCGTCTTCGCCCACCCGGAAATTTGCGGCGGCCTGCAAAGACGCAAGGCCGCCGTTAACAATCACTTCTTGAAGAACAGCTGCGCCGGAATGGCATTGCCTTCATTGCGCAGGGCTTCTTCGTTGGTCATCACATCGGGAAAATTGCCGATCTTGTTGTTGACGACGAAGGGCGTGACAGATTCGCCGACAAGACCAATCATCCAGACATTGTCCTTCATGACGTTGATCATGTCCTTCATATGCTGGTTGGCTTCATCCACGGTCTTGGAGCTTGACGCGGCAGTCCAGGCCGCAAACAGCTTGCGGATCGGGTGATCCTTCGGCGGCTCCGTGCCGCTCTTGCCAGCGGAATTATACCATTCGAAATAAGCGTTGGCATAGGATTCCCGACCGAGCAGCAGGGTCGGATCGGCCTGCGGCATCAGCAACCGGTCGGCATAGGCGGTTATGATATCGAAATTGCCGGATTTGATATGCTGAAGGCTGGCGGTTTCATCAACCGAACGGATCAGCCCTTCAATGCCGATCTGCTGCCATCCCTGACGGATAACCTCAACCATCTCAGGCGGAATATTCTCGTCAATCGTCTCAATCACCAGGCTGAGGCGCTTACCATCCGGCCCGGTGCGGAACCCGTCGCTACCCTTTTTCAGGCCGATTTCGTCCAGCAGCGTATTGGCGCGATCAATATCGAGACCGGTCCACTTGGTCTCGAATTCGGGGTCGTAATAGGGCGATCCCTTGGCTGGCGCGGCAGCTCTTGGCATGGCCAGACCGGAAAACACTGTCTCGTTGATGGCTTCGCGGTCAATCGAGATGCTCAACGCTTCGCGAAAGCGAATATCGTCAAACAGCTTGCGTTTCACCTCGTCGGTGTCGTTGATATTGGGGATAATCGCCAGGTTTTCACCGCTCTTCCAAGGATGAACGGTGTAATTGCCCGCCTGTTCGTTTTCCTTGAGCAGCGGATAATCCCGCGCTTCAACAAACCGCGACTGGAAGTCGATCTGGCCCTGAACGATCATCAGGTTGACCGCCTGATGGTCCTGGAAAAGCTTTGCTTCGATCCGGTCGATATAGGGAAGCTGATTACCGGCCTTGTCGGTTGCCCAATAATAGGGATTACGCTCAAAAACGATGGTGCTGGCCGGTGGCGGCGTCACGACCTTCCAGGCAGTCACGACAGGCAGATCCGGATTCAACCACCAGGCCTGAATCACGCCCTTCAAATCCCAAAGCGCGCGCCAGTTGGGAACCCCCTTGGCCTTGACGATGGCATCCAGCTCTGCCGGCGTGCTGTATTTCGGCAGAAATTTCTTCAGATAATGGGCCGGCTGGATAAAGCTCGGCTTGTCGAGGCCCGGCCATCCCGTCGATTGAACCGCCAGAACATAAGGAAACAGCGCGTAAGGCTGGGCGAAGCTGACCTTGAACGTATGCGCATCGACAATGTCGAGTTTCATCGGCTTGCCGCCGGAAAACAGGAAGCCGGGAGGGCTGGGATTGAGATCGGTATTGAGGAATAGATCCTCATACCAGAATTTCACATCTTCCGTCGTGACCGGCACGCCATCGGACCATTTCATGCCATCGAGCAGCGTGAAGGTAAATTCGGTGGAATCGGCATTGGCCGACCAGCTTTCAACGAAACGCTGCACCAGATCGACCTTGCCGTCGGACGATTGCTGCAACTTCAAGGCCCGCTCTTCGATCAGCTTGGTGGACCCCATGCGATCACCGATGCCGCTATAGGCACGCCGAAGCGTGCCACCATAAGTGCCGATCTCGTTATAAACAGGAATGATGGCAGGCTTCTTGGGAAGGCGCTGTTCGACCGGCGGGAGCTTGCCCGCATCGACCTGGCTCTTCAGCATCGGCGCTTCGCCGAACGCATAGGCATTGGTCAGAGACAGCATGACGCCAAACCCACCGCCAACCCACTTCAAAACGCTTTTCTGCATCGAACTTCCTCCTGATGGCCACCGGTGAACGCAAGCTTTGGTTCACGCAATTGCGCGGGCCGGATTCACCTTGCTGTTCCCTTGCAGGTGAGACGGCGGATGATGGGAAATACAGCGACGTGCGATCACCAACTCCACAAAATCGCTGTAGCATTTCTTTTACCTGCATAATGTCCCGCTCGAATCCTGAAAACCCGACGCAATCATGCAGCATGTCATCGTCTTGCCCGGATACCTCCGCCAGGCAAAACCGGAATGCAAATGCCCTGAAACTTCTTAATTGGTTCGTTGACATGACGAACGAAATAGGATTTGCCACGGCGTGTCAAGCTAATTCGTGGAGATGTGAAAAAGCCCGACAACCAGGGATTACCTGGGTTTTGCCTGTCGATTGCCCTGAGGAATTGGCTAGGGCCTGGCTTGGACCCTAGAATTTCCTTTCCTCTCAGGGAGCAGGCTTGACAGGGCAAAAACCAGCCCATAAATAGTTCGTCAACACACCGAACAAAACAAGGAATGCAATTGTGTCCAGTTCGGCCAAACCCTTGCTCACCATTGAAAGACCCCGGGAAGACGCCTCGGGCCGCGCCCGGGTCCCTGGCTGGGTCATTGGCATCGACCTTGGCGGCACAAAAATTCTGGCCGGCATTGCCCGAACCCAAGAACAGATCATTGCCACACGCGAAGAGCCTACGCTGCACGGTGAAGATGCACCCGTTCTCGCGCAAATGGCAAGACTGATTACCTCTCTCCTGTCAGACGCCGGTGCCTTGGCGCAAGAGCTGGACAATGTCGTGATTGGCGTTCCGAGCGCCGTCGATCCTCAAACCGGGCTTTCGTCGCTTTCTCCCAATTTGGCTCTGCCGGTTGACCGTCCCTTCGCGGACCTGATGTCGCGCTTCGTTTCCTGCCCGGTGACGGTGGAAAATGATGTCAATCTCGCCGCCTATGGCGAAGCATGGGCAGGTGCGGGTCAAGGGCTTGGCTCACTGGTATTCGTGTCGTTCGGAACCGGCGTTGGCATGGGCATCGTGCTGGATGGAGAGCCATGGCGTGGAGCCGCTGGCCGGGCTGGCGAAATTGCCTACCTGCCTGTGGGCGCGGCACCTCATGAGACAGCCCCCTTGTCGGAAAACGGGCTTTACGAGGATGGTGTCGGCACCAGCGGCATCCGCCAAAGGTTCACAACAGACGGCGGGACCGTTGCCGAACTGTTTTCGCT
This region includes:
- a CDS encoding ABC transporter permease translates to MTSYILNRFAWAIPMLFLVSIAAFTVIQLPPGDYATALVAEMRANGDTPPEGTEERLRHQLGLDRPMYEQYSQWIGNIVLHGDFGTSLTYNQPVSNLIWGRLALTLAISFSSLLLTWVIAIPIGVYAAARQYSFLDYFFTVFGFLGRGFPEFLSALILMWLAYSWMGMNVGGLFSPQMQDAPWSIAKVIDMLGHLWIPLLVLSTSGAAGLIRIVRANMLDELNKPYVETAMAQGLTEWSVIWRYPVRVALNPFISTIGWALPALISGDVITSVVLNLPTTGPLLLRALQSQDMYLSGSFILILGVFTILGTIVSDILLAISDPRIRYR
- a CDS encoding ABC transporter permease, yielding MTDVTLNDMDEARPEAGRAEKLYQASPRQLMWWRFKRHKVAMVSGIILILAYLVTGLAEFTAPYDAFQGNARTTLLPPQALHLFDEEGNFHGPFVYATTRTRDPVTLRPMYKPDTSKIVPIRFFVRGQTYRFWGLIEGNLRLFGAAGQDKINLLGTDTLGRDVLSRLIYGGRISLSVGLIGVAVSFVLGLTLGSISGYFGGITDNIVQRGMEFLRCIPTIPLWMGLAAALPITWDPLFVYFLVTLLLSLIGWTYVARTVRGRFLSVKNEDFVLAARFCGTSEAKIITRHMLPSMTSYIIAALTLSVPDMILGETALSFLGLGLRPPVVSWGVLLQEAQNLRTISQAPWLLAPGAAIVIVVLAFNFLGDGLRDAADPYSK
- a CDS encoding ROK family protein, whose amino-acid sequence is MSSSAKPLLTIERPREDASGRARVPGWVIGIDLGGTKILAGIARTQEQIIATREEPTLHGEDAPVLAQMARLITSLLSDAGALAQELDNVVIGVPSAVDPQTGLSSLSPNLALPVDRPFADLMSRFVSCPVTVENDVNLAAYGEAWAGAGQGLGSLVFVSFGTGVGMGIVLDGEPWRGAAGRAGEIAYLPVGAAPHETAPLSENGLYEDGVGTSGIRQRFTTDGGTVAELFSLARSGNEQARLAIDSVAKQASIGIAAVHALLDPAVTVIGGGIGSQPEFFTLLQTYLKPLLPFESPLKQSRLGVQAGMIGAVALALKNRVPHPGQSDAKNL
- a CDS encoding ABC transporter substrate-binding protein; translated protein: MQKSVLKWVGGGFGVMLSLTNAYAFGEAPMLKSQVDAGKLPPVEQRLPKKPAIIPVYNEIGTYGGTLRRAYSGIGDRMGSTKLIEERALKLQQSSDGKVDLVQRFVESWSANADSTEFTFTLLDGMKWSDGVPVTTEDVKFWYEDLFLNTDLNPSPPGFLFSGGKPMKLDIVDAHTFKVSFAQPYALFPYVLAVQSTGWPGLDKPSFIQPAHYLKKFLPKYSTPAELDAIVKAKGVPNWRALWDLKGVIQAWWLNPDLPVVTAWKVVTPPPASTIVFERNPYYWATDKAGNQLPYIDRIEAKLFQDHQAVNLMIVQGQIDFQSRFVEARDYPLLKENEQAGNYTVHPWKSGENLAIIPNINDTDEVKRKLFDDIRFREALSISIDREAINETVFSGLAMPRAAAPAKGSPYYDPEFETKWTGLDIDRANTLLDEIGLKKGSDGFRTGPDGKRLSLVIETIDENIPPEMVEVIRQGWQQIGIEGLIRSVDETASLQHIKSGNFDIITAYADRLLMPQADPTLLLGRESYANAYFEWYNSAGKSGTEPPKDHPIRKLFAAWTAASSSKTVDEANQHMKDMINVMKDNVWMIGLVGESVTPFVVNNKIGNFPDVMTNEEALRNEGNAIPAQLFFKK
- a CDS encoding ABC transporter ATP-binding protein; translation: MTAENEKPVIEIENLKVHFQVREGVVRAVDGVSLKLMPGEVLGIVGESGSGKSITVRAIMQLLPKVGKISDGQILFNGVAGKTTDIARLDRNGRDMRALRGGRIGMIFQEPMTALSPVHTIGHQVMTPILLHSQGSKADAEKRAREVLDMVRLPRIDEMMRSYPHQLSGGMRQRAMIAIALACRPQVLIADEPTTALDVTTEAQILDLLKELRAELGMSIIFITHNFGVVADIADRVSVMYLGNVVETGRTEDIFYDPKHPYTRALLNSIPRLGAAKQHRLNTIPGMIPDPFNLPDGCVFHPRCGLARDGDCRRIYPAVTRIDDERMARCHVVAEAMQAGSAAL